GCCATCGCCCGCTATTCGATCGAGAGGGACCGCTAGTCATGCGCATCGGCGTCTATCCCGGCACCTTCGACCCCATCACCTTGGGTCATCTCGACATTATTCGGCGCGGGGCGCGGCTGGTCGACCGGCTGGTGATCGGTGTGACCACCAATCCAGCGAAGTCGCCGATGTTCAGCCTCGAGGAACGCGTCGCCATGGTCGAGGAAGCGATTGCCGACGTCGATGGCGCCTCCGTCGTCACCTTCAATTCGCTCCTCATGGATTTCGCCGCCAGCCAGAATGCCGCGATGATCGTGCGCGGGCTGCGCGCCGTGGCCGACTTCGAATATGAGTATCAGATGGCGGGCATGAACCAGCAGCTGAACGACGAGATCGAGACGGTCTTCCTGATGGCCGACGTCTCTTTGCAACCGATCG
The nucleotide sequence above comes from Sphingomicrobium arenosum. Encoded proteins:
- the coaD gene encoding pantetheine-phosphate adenylyltransferase, with the translated sequence MRIGVYPGTFDPITLGHLDIIRRGARLVDRLVIGVTTNPAKSPMFSLEERVAMVEEAIADVDGASVVTFNSLLMDFAASQNAAMIVRGLRAVADFEYEYQMAGMNQQLNDEIETVFLMADVSLQPIASRLVKEIARYGGPIDKFVTPPVAARVAQKVAAETVR